A genomic stretch from Leishmania donovani BPK282A1 complete genome, chromosome 36 includes:
- a CDS encoding membrane-bound acid phosphatase precursor, whose protein sequence is MRRGIAFLYRCVVVVAVVVSAAVVLAAPMYKVELVQVVHRHGARSPLVDDNHTLICGTEFPCGFLNYEGQAMLVKLGEYLRHRYTEDRSVVSKPYFPYSWYNLSISYTRSTDVLRTLQSANGLLRGLFPNNSNFFPAIHTVGFEEDVLLHSMMVPMIRARFNYAKEELRAVCDQMLDRLMPFDQLQAVAAEVHSQGFCANYTLRSRCAERLCDIGRAYEPTGRLERLPLLSRHLDDVCAVTAMSSHFCFAYNASNPVHQKQGAPFYHLARLLVSNMLAHQQRETAPPYKLYEYSAHDTTISPLAVSFGDSSLEAMLPPFGTAFIIELLSLTDAPAASSRFYVRLLRGHSGVRPESNFTFALSHFDMRCKDATGNTYIATDNICPFTDFERFINSTAPTSPMGTCYLDPGLLFRMDCPVDAVGDNRSLSKDCLFYRKHCSNYSCGTGYYLDAIDYGCHRIPANNSTTVSSPMSSGGIAALSIALFIVGGVASIGGMEVWKRYKKLKSKQSEVLIV, encoded by the coding sequence ATGCGCAGAGGCATCGCTTTCCTCTACAggtgcgtggtggtggtggctgtggtggtcagcgcagcggtggtgtTGGCGGCACCGATGTACAAGGTGGAGCTGGTCCAGGtggtgcaccgccacggagCCCGCTCCCCGCTCGTCGATGACAACCACACACTCATCTGCGGCACTGAGTTCCCGTGCGGGTTTCTCAACTACGAGGGTCAGGCGATGCTAGTGAAATTGGGCGAGTACCTGCGCCATCGCTACACGGAGGACCGTTCGGTTGTGTCGAAGCCATACTTCCCGTACAGCTGGTACAACTTGTCTATCTCGTATACGCGCTCGACGgatgtgctgcgcacgctACAGAGCGCCAACGGGCTTCTGCGGGGCCTCTTCCCGAACAACTCGAATTTCTTTCCTGCGATCCACACGGTGGGATTCGAGGAGGATGTGCTACTGCACAGCATGATGGTGCCGATGATTCGTGCCCGCTTCAATTAcgcgaaggaggagctgcgggCCGTGTGCGACCAGATGTTAGACAGACTAATGCCATTTGATCAGCTGCAGGCGGTAGCGGCGGAGGTACACTCGCAGGGGTTTTGCGCCAACTACACCCTGCGCTCGCGTTGTGCGGAGCGGCTGTGCGACATTGGGCGCGCATACGAGCCCACTGGCCGCTTGGAAAGACTCCCGCTGCTTAGTCGGCACCTGGACGACGTGTGCGCTGTGACAGCGATGAGCTCGCATTTTTGTTTCGCTTACAACGCCAGCAATCCTGTCCATCAGAAGCAAGGTGCACCGTTCTACCACCTGGCGAGATTGCTGGTGAGCAACATGctggcgcaccagcagcgtgagacggcgccgccgtacAAGCTGTACGAGTACAGTGCACACGATACCACTATCTCGCCCCTGGCGGTTTCCTTCGGTGACAGCTCTCTAgaggcgatgctgccgcccttCGGCACAGCGTTTATCATAGAGCTCCTGTCGCTGACGGACGCGcctgccgcgtcgtcgcgcttctacgtgcggctgctgcgcggccacTCTGGTGTGAGACCGGAAAGCAACTTCACCTTCGCTCTGAGTCACTTCGACATGCGCTGCAAGGATGCGACGGGCAATACGTACATTGCGACGGACAACATATGTCCCTTCACCGACTTTGAGCGCTTTATAAACTCCACCGCGCCAACGAGCCCGATGGGTACGTGCTACCTCGACCCTGGACTGCTGTTCCGCATGGACTGTCCGGTCGACGCCGTTGGCGACAACCGCAGCTTGTCCAAGGACTGCCTCTTCTACCGCAAGCACTGCAGCAATTACTCGTGCGGCACCGGCTACTACCTTGACGCGATCGACTACGGCTGCCACCGCATCCCGGCGAACAACTCAACGACTGTGTCGTCGCCCATGtccagcggcggcattgCTGCCCTGAGCATCGCGCTCTTCATCGTCGGCGGAGTGGCGAGCATCGGCGGCATGGAGGTGTGGAAGCGCTACAAGAAGTTGAAAAGCAAGCAATCCGAGGTGCTTATCGTCTGA
- a CDS encoding related to multifunctional cyclin-dependent kinase pho85-like protein: MPLMNVCIYGLSSQMLEAFFARERARSAQPLVASASSELRFGLVGAGESMGAWGLKWPVALECCQCQRIPCLRVPYLSPLPHPCEDGQESCVEHYVAQVRLTSQEMDGLRNQQSAAEPLSMPCRLVILEDAFFRAPRTPESSICATPGTVIAGVDQRYSQPSSLCITPFEHEEGALTEGSGEVLQWLAVLDVRRHHDASVTVDSNPLGRSGRDDAATASVCFGSTGEQFALLYNLPALPPRPTPPVPVTVSSGMAFPASEADADASVGSASDSIPPFCECDPDGGVCATVGNPGPLLSLTFYANDPTQPFDQAAWQSELTSHQSEVMRRRMRETPDGVLSTTVCQVTDVRPIPVEGSCWCRSNLPIPALLEQQLNEMRMKRSSAAAASNGGRDSYRASSPAMSSTSSVCTMNSSHSGRHHTHVESSRRSARGGATQPSAGFLAKGWCVRPLQTIKPVLPQTGYVDSTGRAPLVAARTQHVWTCLLNLRELDEFAIEVTVKVPYIAGDTELSLQGNTVLFSGMLRSSTSGTVLLPVYCPAPEGAPAGVTSLWMKLYVQYLLVFPLEGCGQHGPLEIVRSSETFAWLTVPTLIGHRGLGKTYARSPSASGGAPFVIKCSENTIPSFQAAHARKCKMIEFDVMLSKDRVPVVIHDPLIELMALKREGVRACPGKAEYTPVRAAVHKLNYTRLRDLHVQCCKSVDRVFPTKDLLIHHWDSLLSWARNCQPKALRGSSSSSQNGVCCGSSARTVESSLMGVEDFPNGVPSLREVLEQTPPSLHFNIEVKYPFQPLIDSNLFLQSDAFEVNGFVDAILRVVFEFADNGRKITFSSFDPNVCLALALKQSRYDVLFLSDTKEMRDLKDYRSFYVEGAIQFASAQHLAGVSVNAGTLLSPEDEAVLPNIPEAPLHGSAERGPVTAELFHADDPQHAPPTVPSSFGAYGRAMVAEMHHRRLKVWTWGDMNSYLYFAYAQAAKMQVDGVIGDRMPVFSSTS; the protein is encoded by the coding sequence ATGCCACTGATGAACGTGTGCATCTACGGCCTCTCAAGCCAGATGCTGGAGGCTTTCTTTGCGCGAGAGCGCGCTCGAAGCGCACAGCCGCTCgtggcctccgcctcctcggaACTGCGATTTGGTCTGGTGGGCGCAGGGGAAAGTATGGGGGCATGGGGCCTGAAGTGGCCTGTGGCGCTCGAATGTTGTCAGTGCCAGCGTATCCCGTGCCTACGCGTTCCTTACCTCTCGCCCCTACCCCACCCCTGCGAGGATGGTCAAGAGTCTTGCGTGGAGCATTACGTGGCTCAAGTGCGTCTCACAAGTCAGGAGATGGACGGATTACGTAATCAACAGTCCGCTGCAGAGCCTCTCTCCATGCCGTGCCGGCTGGTTATTCTGGAGGATGCGTTCTTTCGCGCGCCGCGAACCCCAGAGTCGAGCATCTGTGCCACCCCTGGCACTGTGATTGCCGGGGTCGATCAGCGGTACAGTCagccttcctctctctgcatCACGCCATTCGAACACGAAGAAGGCGCGCTCACGGAGGGCAGTGGAGAGGTGCTCCAGTGGCTGGCAGTGCTGGAtgtgcgccggcaccacGATGCCAGCGTCACAGTCGACAGTAATCCTCTGGGCCGCAGTGGGAGAGATGATGCCGCGACCGCATCCGTCTGCTTCGGTTCCACTGGTGAACAGTTCGCCTTGCTGTACAACTTGCctgcactgccgccacgcccCACTCCCCCGGTGCCCGTGACGGTATCATCGGGCATGGCTTTTCCGGCATCCGAGGCTGACGCAGATGCCAGCGTCGGCTCAGCGAGCGACAGCATCCCGCCCTTCTGCGAATGCGACCCTGACGGCGGTGTGTGCGCAACCGTCGGCAATCCAGGCCCGTTGCTGTCTCTCACCTTCTACGCCAACGACCCTACCCAACCGTTCGACCAGGCCGCGTGGCAGTCAGAGCTGACGTCGCATCAGAGCGAGGTGATGCGTCGGCGCATGCGCGAGACCCCCGACGGGGTGCTATCGACCACCGTCTGCCAAGTCACAGACGTGCGGCCGATTCCGGTAGAaggcagctgctggtgccgttCCAACCTGCCCATACCCGCGCTgttggagcagcagctgaatgAGATGCGCATGAAGCGTAGCTCTGCGGCCGCAGCAAGCAACGGTGGTCGGGACAGCTACAGAGCATCGAGCCCCGCAATGTCTTCAACATCGTCGGTATGCACGATGAACTCCTCACACAGTGGACGTCACCATACTCACGTCGAGAGCTCGCGGCGCTCGGCACGCGGCGGGGCAACGCAGCCGTCCGCTGGTTTCCTGGCCAAGGGCTGGTGTGTGCGACCGCTGCAGACGATCAAGCCTGTTCTGCCGCAGACGGGCTACGTGGACAGCACAGGAAGAGCGCCGCTTGTGGCGGCTCGTACGCAGCACGTGTGGACGTGCCTCCTCAACCTTCGCGAGTTGGACGAGTTTGCGATCGAGGTGACTGTCAAGGTTCCGTACATAGCGGGCGACACGGAGCTTTCTCTCCAAGGCAATACCGTGCTCTTCTCTGGCATGCTGCGTTCCAGCACGAGCGGCACCGTGCTCTTGCCAGTCTACTGCCCCGCACCCGAGGGTGCGCCGGCGGGCGTCACGTCACTGTGGATGAAGCTGTACGTGCAGTACCTGCTAGTGTTTCCATTGGAGGGATGTGGGCAGCACGGCCCGCTGGAGATTGTGCGGTCCTCGGAGACGTTTGCGTGGCTCACTGTCCCCACCTTGATTGGGCACCGCGGGCTGGGAAAGACGTACGCGCGCTCACCCTCCGCCTCTGGAGGCGCACCGTTCGTCATAAAGTGCAGCGAGAACACCATACCATCATTCCaagccgcgcacgcacgcaaatGCAAGATGATCGAGTTTGACGTCATGCTCTCCAAGGATCGCGTGCCTGTCGTGATCCACGACCCCTTGATTGAGCTGATGGCGCTGAAGCGAGAGGGCGTACGTGCTTGTCCGGGGAAGGCAGAGTACACACCAGtgcgcgccgcggtgcacAAGTTGAACTATACGCGGCTGCGTGACCTGCACGTGCAGTGTTGCAAGTCCGTTGACCGCGTATTTCCCACCAAAGACCTACTGATACACCACTGGGATAGTCTGCTGTCGTGGGCGCGCAATTGTCAGCCCAAGGCGCTGAGGggctcttcgtcgtcgtcacagAACGGCGTGTGCTGTGGTAGCTCAGCGCGGACCGTCGAGAGCTCTCTGATGGGGGTGGAGGACTTCCCTAACGGGGTTCCCTCGCTCCGGGAAGTGCTGGAGCAGACACCACCGTCTCTGCACTTCAACATTGAGGTGAAATACCCTTTCCAGCCGCTCATCGACTCGAATCTCTTTCTGCAGAGTGACGCGTTTGAGGTGAACGGGTTTGTGGACGCTATCCTGCGAGTCGTCTTTGAGTTTGCGGACAACGGCCGAAAGATCACCTTTAGCAGCTTCGACCCCAACGTGTGCCTTGCGCTGGCCCTGAAGCAGAGCCGCTACGAcgtcctcttcctcagcGACACGAAGGAGATGCGCGACTTGAAGGACTACCGCTCCTTTTACGTGGAGGGCGCCATCCAGTTCGCctctgcgcagcacctcgcggGTGTTTCGGTGAACGCCGGGACGCTGCTGTCGCCAGAGGatgaggcggtgctgccgaaTATCCctgaggcgccgctgcacggtTCGGCCGAACGCGGCCCCGTAACAGCAGAGCTCTTCCACGCCGATGACCCGCAGCATGCTCCACCAACCGTGCCGTCGTCCTTTGGCGCTTATGGACGCGCCATGGTCGCCGAGATGCACCACCGACGGCTGAAAGTGTGGACGTGGGGCGACATGAACAGCTACCTTTACTTTGCCTACGCGCAGGCGGCCAAGATGCAGGTTGACGGCGTGATTGGGGATCGCATGCCAGTGTTCTCCTCCACGAGCTGA
- a CDS encoding membrane-bound acid phosphatase 2, putative — protein sequence MACFARLGWTAALAAVLIACAISIAHAQSTIARDGAADAADILKVLQVNVLHRHGARSGLPRENTTEICTESPCGYLSWAGIEMLLKVGGFLRTRYNTDPSVVSSPMFESPNYDLDVAYSRSTDVLRTLQSAEAFLRGFFPNMSSLYAAIHTMPESTDVLLNSNTQPWLKFFYSNNKALLRAVCNPLTDELFPDWTEITKIGAEIYQEGYCSDYETRSDCVRTLFDIGAAKKAIGELNQYPLLEANFEKLKRVTTVLFDYEYHYNHSDPLMFKQGGRGQPFVQQMVKNMEGVIEGSNTYKLMHYSAHDTSLGPVWGTLGDRTPDGMMPPFAQVLVAELLQNPSTGAHYVRILRGNPGQSPDTKFEFGWDSKWQMQCIDALGTAYKAEGNICPFADFKRFVKWSEPADARGYCYLDQVSIDIADCPLEPVAYGTPPTALVPSTCRFYRSACPQFACGIGETLNSVSMQCVCSKDSCLGGKANEESSGDAAVDADKKPTLRDSNGLSGGAVAGVSLATFCAGAIIAVAATAAICMCKRRRQHQLYVRMSSTMEVGNQPNDEREGAAKEFKEGI from the coding sequence ATGGCTTGTTTTGCCAGACTTGGTTGGACAGCTGctctggcggcggtgcttaTTGCGTGCGCCATCTCTATTGCCCATGCGCAGAGCACCATTGCGAGAGATGGGGCCGCGGATGCGGCAGACATCCTGAAGGTGCTCCAGGTGAATGTGCTGCATCGCCATGGTGCTCGCTCTGGCCTACCGCGTGAAAACACTACGGAGATTTGCACCGAGTCTCCGTGCGGGTACCTCTCGTGGGCGGGTATTGAGATGCTGCTCAAGGTTGGCGGCTTCCTGCGCACCCGCTACAACACTGATCCATCCGTGGTGAGCTCGCCGATGTTCGAGTCGCCGAACTATGACTTGGATGTCGCATACAGCCGCTCCACCGACGTTCTGCGCACCCTGCAAAGCGCCGAGGCCTTCCTGCGTGGCTTCTTCCCCAACATGAGCAGCCTCTACGCTGCTATCCACACCATGCCAGAGTCGACCGATGTGCTGCTGAACAGCAACACGCAGCCGTGGCTCAAGTTCTTCTATTCCAACAAcaaggcgctgctccgcgccGTGTGCAACCCGCTGACGGATGAGCTTTTCCCCGACTGGACGGAGATCACAAAGATTGGCGCAGAGATCTATCAGGAGGGCTACTGCAGCGACTACGAGACTCGCTCCGACTGCGTGCGCACACTTTTTGATATTGGTGCTGCGAAGAAGGCCATTGGCGAGCTAAACCAGTacccgctgctggaggctaACTTCGAAAAGCTGAAGCGCGTCACGACTGTCCTGTTCGACTACGAGTACCACTACAACCACAGCGACCCGCTCATGTTCAAGCAGGGCGGCCGCGGGCAGCCGTTCGTTCAGCAGATGGTGAAGAACATGGAGGGCGTGATTGAGGGCTCGAACACATACAAGTTGATGCACTACAGCGCTCACGACACCTCGCTTGGCCCAGTGTGGGGTACGCTGGGTGACCGCACCCCGGATGGTATGATGCCGCCTTTTGCCCAAGTGCTCGTGGCTGAGCTGCTACAGAACCCGTCGACCGGCGCGCACTATGTTCGCATCCTGCGCGGCAACCCTGGTCAGAGCCCTGACACAAAGTTCGAATTTGGGTGGGACTCGAAGTGGCAGATGCAGTGCATCGACGCCCTCGGCACCGCCTACAAGGCGGAGGGGAACATTTGCCCGTTCGCCGACTTCAAGCGCTTCGTCAAGTGGTCGGAGCCGGCGGACGCGCGCGGCTACTGCTACCTTGATCAGGTGTCCATTGACATCGCCGACTGCCCCTTGGAGCCGGTCGCCTACGGCACTCCTCCCACTGCCCTGGTCCCCAGTACGTGCCGGTTCTACCGCTCTGCGTGCCCGCAGTTTGCCTGCGGGATCGGCGAAACCCTCAACAGCGTCAGCATGCAGTGCGTCTGCTCCAAAGACAGCTGCCTGGGAGGCAAGGCCAACGAGGAAAGTAGTGGTGATGCCGCTGTGGACGCCGACAAGAAGCCTACGCTGCGTGACTCCAACGGCCTCAgtggcggtgctgttgcGGGCGTGTCACTGGCAACCTTCTGCGCTGGCGCCATCATCGCTGTGGCAGCCACAGCTGCAATATGCATGTGCAAAAggcgccgccagcatcaGCTGTACGTGCGCATGAGCTCGACGATGGAGGTGGGAAACCAGCCCAACgatgagagggagggggcggcgaaGGAGTTCAAGGAGGGCATCTAA
- a CDS encoding cyclin-e binding protein 1-like protein: MFAVVPTAAAAPTEAALHSLADSAKPVADALRPFLEASPSATASLMPLYTIKKVASCKAVYSALLRSDGVLLLLSHPAADGAASSAHVSVLESGGEAVVDVAAGESHIVYCTVSGAVYSCGYDNTYGQLGDGSVWSSNDAADSLADEQNVGGVRELVLSAPRRIAGFGEGALTDGAHRGHLSNEDTGTPLSSLKDYRVAIDLAPLSSSLSSCTRSLTAAAKSTSTGDSAASWRHVPPPADRHIKQVACGAHHTLMLTRSGRCVYACGTGAHGQLGGSRPVLVQSTFRAIKLLFGVDMAQVAAGDAHSFVLLRNGLLYAFGDNTCGQLGLGHTKCVSRPTTVPLTKKEEYEASMPQDHAAATTKGHRHLDAKAYATLRAPYASTESTYYPLRVPRLQDNGKPHAITGDDNRDSGAAFTTVIKYDAHSHELDASNSSFRVVRVYCCVSWTLLETTNPGVWLSCGVPLTRGVNRADVATTAARIDGCGVLGRPLLRNKAEAYVFQPVNWAATLFSMRQNVDAATDALAAPPTWVGNEQQVFSADPSHGAGEGTSDALQLPGVQIHHRTPCSISGEGDSSSCTPVVTTAPAAGHCNTPDSRISSDTVPRFSHPNKGIENAILRVSDTLVSAYPTSLLVAFSSANAGDVGRDGAVTSMLIQSGSPAVVALEVRPDSSSVHEVWGSPTHASMGGPLTAESSGTSVLQVNSTHGAVIPLTSYVLVI, translated from the coding sequence ATGTTCGCCGTTGTGCcgacagcggctgcggcaccaaCGGAGGCGGCCCTGCACTCGCTTGCTGACTCTGCCAAGCCCGTCGCGGATGCTTTGCGTCCGTTTTTGGAAGCATCTCCATCAGCCACGGCctcgctgatgccgctgtaCACGATCAAAAAGGTAGCGTCCTGCAAAGCCGTCTACTCTGCTTTGCTCCGCAGCGatggcgtgctgctgcttctctcacATCctgccgccgacggcgcagcaagcAGCGCACACGTCTCGGTCCTGGAGAGCGGCGGGGAGGCTGTTGTCGATGTTGCAGCTGGAGAGTCGCACATTGTTTACTGCACTGTTTCAGGGGCTGTTTACAGCTGCGGCTACGACAACACGTACGGCCAGCTCGGAGACGGCTCTGTGTGGTCGTCCAACGATGCCGCTGACAGTCTCGCTGATGAGCAAAACGTTGGAGGCGTGAGGGAGCTAGTGCTGAGCGCGCCCAGGCGGATTGCCGGATTCGGAGAGGGCGCACTGACAGACGGCGCGCATAGGGGACACCTCAGCAACGAGGACACAGGTACACCGCTGAGCAGTCTGAAGGATTACCGGGTTGCTATCGACTTGGCACCCCTATCgtcatctctctcttcctgcaCCCGATCgctcactgctgctgcaaagAGCACGTCGACTGGTGACTCGGCCGCTTCATGGCGGCACGTGCCACCTCCGGCTGACCGGCACATTAAGCAGGTTGCGTGCGGCGCCCACCACACGCTCATGCTCACTCGGTCTGGTCGCTGCGTCTACGCGTGTGGAACCGGCGCGCACGGCCAGCTTGGTGGATCGCGCCCGGTGCTCGTGCAGTCCACATTTCGCGCTATTAAGCTGCTGTTCGGGGTAGATATGGCACAAGTGGCTGCCGGAGACGCACACAGCTTCGTGCTGCTCCGCAACGGGCTGCTTTACGCCTTTGGGGACAACACATGTGGCCAATTGGGTCTGGGACACACAAAGTGTGTCAGCCGTCCCACCACGGTGCCACTCACTAAAAAGGAAGAGTATGAGGCGTCCATGCCGCAGGAtcacgctgcagcgaccACAAAGGGTCACCGGCATCTGGACGCCAAGGCCTACGCGACGTTGCGGGCACCCTACGCCTCTACGGAGAGCACCTACTACCCGTTGCGAGTACCACGTCTTCAAGACAATGGAAAGCCGCATGCCATCACGGGCGACGACAACCgcgacagcggtgcagcCTTCACCACAGTAATCAAGTACGATGCCCATTCCCATGAGCTCGACGCGTCGAACTCAAGCTTTAGAGTAGTGCGCGTCTACTGCTGTGTCTCGtggacgctgctggagacCACGAACCCCGGCGTGTGGCTTTCATGCGGGGTCCCACTGACGCGTGGCGTGAACCGGGCCGACGTGGCCACGACTGCGGCGCGCATAGATGGATGTGGGGTGCTGGGTCGGCCGCTTCTGCGCAACAAGGCCGAAGCCTATGTCTTTCAGCCCGTTAACTGGGCTGCGACCCTGTTCAGTATGCGGCAGAATGTTGACGCAGCCACTGATGCCCTCGCAGCACCACCGACATGGGTGGGAAATGAGCAGCAGGTTTTCAGTGCCGACCCATCCCACGGCGCCGGGGAGGGCACTTCTGATGCGCTACAGCTACCGGGTGTGCAAATCCATCACCGCACGCCTTGCTCCATCTCAGGCGAAGGCGACTCTTCCTCGTGCACTCCCGTAGTCACCACTGCACCGGCTGCGGGGCATTGCAACACTCCCGACAGCCGTatcagcagcgacaccgtGCCTAGGTTCTCTCACCCGAACAAGGGTATAGAAAATGCGATCTTGCGCGTCAGCGACACTCTCGTCAGTGCGTACCCGACATCACTGCTTGTGGCTTTCTCGAGTGCCAATGCCGGGGACGTAGGCCGTGATGGTGCTGTTACTAGCATGCTCATCCAGAGCGGGAGCCCGGCAGTTGTGGCATTGGAGGTGCGGCCGGACAGCTCCTCTGTGCACGAGGTGTGGGGAAGTCCCACCCATGCCAGCATGGGTGGGCCGCTGACTGCCGAGTCTAGCGGAACCTCCGTATTGCAAGTGAATTCCACTCATGGTGCTGTGATACCGCTGACTTCCTATGTTCTTGTGATTTAG
- a CDS encoding folylpolyglutamate synthetase has translation MSVSTLHPGVLAAGSAGRPSPPPPPPPPPQHARPRVVVHNVGEDGCAGEGATSAAAGVPKRRHRSFKDAMEVVERMTGRRPNRCPDGFETTKRFIDRLGFAPILERIRFVHVAGTKGKGTTSAYTAALLQAYGFKVGLFTSPHLTDLRERTVIDGRLLDENTYAQYFFEFLDKYEALQYSDSQLDRDIASPSRANFFRFIFLLSLYIFEQEGVEVAVMEVGIGGRIDSTNTIPSEVSIITSLGYDHMEILGNTIQEIASEKAGIMKSGVVCFAAPQTDHPETRLVLEKHARKVGAPLVLLDQNVLPIRSWPKLAIGGVHAIEDSKLALMAARCVASIPPILPLDEVEKSVLQSMTYAGRSQIATVDDGANITFYLDGAHTVESISSATQWFLDVSAANTRDPAPRRVLVFYTSRDPKRVLKAFMPYVSHFCKVVIAQVANPRMTSHSADPGDVEGKISELRERMVTTTQHWRNMYREVTCLPCARPFSALEDILDLVVPAASDNEDASKPAQVFVCGSFFLVGDIVKLLKVYEAGGRRPE, from the coding sequence ATGTCTGTGTCAACATTGCATCCTGGCGTGCTTGCTGCGGGCTCTGCAGGCAGGCCGagtccaccgccgccaccgccgccaccgccgcagcacgcgcggccACGGGTAGTGGTGCACAATGTGGGCGAGGACGGTTGCGCAGGCGAGggcgccacctccgccgctgccggtgtgcccaagcgccgccaccggtcCTTCAAGGATGCGATGGAGGTTGTCGAGAGGATGacggggcggcggccgaaCAGGTGCCCAGACGGCTTCGAGACGACGAAGCGCTTTATTGACCGACTCGGGTTTGCCCCCATACTCGAGCGGATTCGCTTTGTCCACGTTGCCGGCACGAAGGGCAAGGGGACCACCTCCGCGTACACTGCTGCCCTTCTGCAGGCGTACGGTTTCAAGGTGGGCCTCTTCACCTCCCCTCACCTCACAGACTTGCGAGAGCGGACAGTGATAGACGGCCGGCTGCTGGACGAGAACACATATGCGCAGTACTTCTTCGAGTTCCTGGACAAGTACGAGGCGCTACAGTACTCAGACAGCCAACTAGACCGAGACATCGCCTCACCGTCACGAGCAAACTTCTTTCGCTTTAtctttctcctttccttgTACATCTTCGAGCAGGAGGgcgtggaggtggcggtAATGGAGGTGGGCATCGGCGGCCGGATCGACTCTACCAACACAATCCCGTCCGAGGTGAGCATCATAACGTCCCTCGGCTACGACCACATGGAGATCTTGGGCAATACCATCCAGGAGATCGCTTCGGAGAAGGCTGGTATCATGAAGTCAGGCGTGGTCTGCTTTGCAGCACCACAGACAGATCATCCAGAGACGCGCTTAGTACTGGAGAAGCACGCTCGAAAAGTTGGCGCGccgcttgtgctgctggaTCAGAACGTGCTGCCGATTCGCAGCTGGCCAAAGCTCGCTATCGGTGGCGTACACGCCATAGAGGACAGCAAGCTGGCACTGATGGCGGCGCGATGTGTTGCGAGTATTCCCCCCATCCTGCCActggacgaggtggagaagagCGTGCTGCAGTCCATGACCTACGCTGGCCGGTCACAGATCGCTACGGTCGACGATGGCGCAAACATCACCTTCTACCTGGACGGTGCGCACACCGTTGAGAGTATCTCCAGTGCTACGCAGTGGTTCCTGgacgtcagcgccgccaacACCAGGGacccggcgccgcgccgcgtgcTCGTCTTCTACACCTCTCGCGATCCAAAGCGTGTACTCAAAGCCTTCATGCCTTACGTGTCCCACTTCTGCAAGGTGGTCATTGCGCAGGTGGCGAACCCGCGCATGACGTCGCACTCGGCCGACCCCGGTGATGTGGAGGGAAAGATAAGTGAGCTGAGGGAGAGGATGGTGACCACGACCCAACACTGGCGTAATATGTACCGTGAGGTGACCTGCCTCCCTTGCGCCCGCCCCTTTTCCGCGCTCGAGGACATCCTTGACCTCGTTgtgccggccgccagcgATAACGAGGACGCCTCAAAGCCGGCGCAAGTGTTCGTGTGCGGCTCCTTCTTCCTGGTTGGCGACATTGTGAAGCTGCTCAAGGTGTACGAGGCAGGTGGTCGCCGCCCCGAGTAG